One Longimicrobium sp. genomic region harbors:
- a CDS encoding YaiI/YqxD family protein, with protein sequence MKLWIDADAAPRDVKEIVFRAARRLQVEAVLVANQRLAPPPGNPFVSAVRVEGGPDVADRHIAEHAAPGDLAVTADIPLAAALVEKGVKVLDPRGEEYSAENVGERLAVRDFMDGLRGAGVETGGARPYGDRDKQAFAAALDRTLTRLLRARS encoded by the coding sequence ATGAAGCTGTGGATCGACGCGGACGCGGCGCCGCGCGACGTGAAGGAGATCGTCTTCCGCGCGGCCAGGCGGCTGCAGGTGGAGGCGGTGCTGGTGGCCAACCAGCGGCTGGCGCCGCCGCCGGGGAACCCGTTCGTCAGCGCGGTGCGGGTGGAGGGCGGGCCCGACGTGGCCGACCGCCACATCGCCGAGCACGCCGCGCCCGGCGACCTGGCGGTGACGGCCGATATCCCGCTGGCCGCCGCGCTGGTGGAGAAGGGCGTGAAGGTGCTGGACCCGCGCGGCGAGGAGTACAGCGCCGAGAACGTCGGCGAGCGGCTGGCCGTGCGCGACTTCATGGACGGCCTGCGCGGCGCCGGCGTGGAGACCGGCGGCGCGCGCCCCTACGGCGACCGCGACAAGCAGGCCTTCGCCGCGGCGCTGGACCGCACGCTCACGCGCCTCCTCCGCGCGCGATCATAG
- a CDS encoding type II toxin-antitoxin system PemK/MazF family toxin: MEIHRGEVWWADLEEPRGSEPGYRRPIVIIQSDPFNRSNIATVLGAVLTSSLRLADVPGNVFVPARTAGLRKDSVINVSQLVTVDREFLGVRIGRLPERLMAAVDAGLKLILDLS, encoded by the coding sequence ATGGAGATTCACCGTGGAGAGGTCTGGTGGGCCGACCTCGAGGAGCCACGTGGCTCCGAACCGGGATACCGACGCCCGATCGTCATCATCCAATCCGACCCCTTCAATCGGAGCAACATCGCGACGGTTCTCGGAGCCGTACTCACGAGTAGCCTCCGCCTCGCGGATGTCCCGGGGAACGTCTTTGTCCCCGCAAGGACAGCCGGTCTGCGGAAGGACTCCGTGATCAACGTGTCGCAGCTCGTCACAGTTGATCGTGAGTTCCTCGGCGTCCGGATCGGCCGCCTCCCAGAGCGGCTGATGGCTGCGGTGGATGCCGGTCTCAAACTGATCCTGGATCTCTCCTGA